DNA from Xiphophorus maculatus strain JP 163 A chromosome 6, X_maculatus-5.0-male, whole genome shotgun sequence:
TTTTTGGCTGTATTCTTGGGGGTACAACCAATCAGCGCCAAcgaaaataaatgcagctcctgcattggctgctttgcaaacctCAGTCAGTGGCATGTCAAGTAGTATTGCGGCCAGTTCCTCCAGCATTCCTAGTTGCATTTTCTTCCCAGCGTTATAGAAATGTGTCATGAAAAACTTAGGCATATTTGACTGTAGTTTCTCAAAAGGGTctgatattatttttgtttgtttttcaaggAAGAACATGGATGTTTAATGCCCTCTATGAAAGCATCTGAGCTAGACAGGAGATTAATAGTACAATCATAGGGACATAGGCAGAAAGAATAAGGCCTTGTCTTTACTGCAGACTTGAGACAGAGGAGGAACTCTATGGAAAACCCATCAACTGACTTGGATTATGCTTCAATTTTTCATTGACATAGTGTATGTGTCTGGCATAAACAGGTAAAGTTGTCTGTTTAGCCCAGAGCAAtgtattaacaaaaaaaaaaaaaatcctgaaaacttTTATGGAGTTTCCGCATATATATGAGGCAAcattattcagaaaataaagcttCAGCCCACCTGAGCACTCTGAAGAGTCCAGTGATCTAAGAGATCTTTGAGAGCTCTTCAGGGAACGAGTAAGAAGACTGGCTATGAATAGCGGAAACTGGAGGAAAAAGTCCCTCCATCTTCCGCTAAAAGGCTCTGGAGTGGGCGAGAGAGTGTCACGGAAAACCAAGACCAGAGTAGGAGCTGAAGTTGCTGGGGGTGGTGGAAAATAAAGTCTGATATTTATCTCCTGCAGTAAAGTGGATAATTGATCCAGGCACAGCTTAGTAAAAGTCTgttgttttctcaaaattctcaTGTAAGTGAAGCTTGATGCTTGTTTGTGTCTGACTTGGTGAATGGACCATGAAGAACAGAAGATTTAGTATTGGGGCGGAAAAACAGCAAGTtgatataattattaataatatttctttCAAGTTAAACTAGTGCACTAACTGTTCAACAAGTGTCaggatttgttttgatttttttaggctgaaaatgcaaaaatctcTCTGGTAGGATttggactttaaaataaaatgaccttttaaaaCTAACGAGCTCGCCTGTCAGCATTTGTGTGGGAGGGATGCATTTCCAGTTTTGGATGGTATGAAACTTTTAATGCGTCGTTGGTGTtgtttctgggggaaaaaaaaaatctgcataacGAGAGAAACTGCTCACAAGTTTTCTACATGTTTTCATGCCTAAAATATGGACATAAGAAAATGTTCTGCCAAATATAAGGCAGATTGTTATCTCCAGTTCTGCATTAAATGCTGTAGGGATTTATTAGTGACAGTTCATTCCTCTTTTCCTTTTATCCCCTATTCCCTGTCTTGCTTCTTGTTTCAttactcagaaatgtccaaccATAAAACTGCTGCTTTGAATGCTAAGGCATGagtctgaaaaataaagttttacatgaacatcaaataaataattgtcaGGAGAAGGGAATAGTGAAGTTCTATAGAAACTCAACAAGAgaagatatacagtatgtgccccagttttgaattattttttttaactttctacTTTTGCCGGTGGTCAAGTGCTCAACTGTCAACGCTTCccatgaaaaaaagagacagacagaaatgtAGTTCCTGCTCAGAGAGAACAGTGATACGGTCTCAGGTCTTCTCTTTTTCGATTTGTGCAAACAGAAGACAGATTGGGGTGATGGGAAAAAGGAAAGACgcagaaaacaacagagataAAGAAGGAGAAGTGGGGGGCTATGGGGACAGGCAAGGAATGAGGGAAATAGAAAGTGAAAGATGAGGAAAGCTGTCATCATAGAGCGTCTGACTCATTTGGTGCTGGATATAGCACCGAGCTGTGAGGCATGTCGCCTAATTTACGATCGCTCAGGAACAATTACATTCCTTCAAGCTGGAATCCGTCTCATATAGGAGATGGAGTTGGTCTTTACAAACCTGGACTGAAACTAGATTTTTCAGCTTGTCTCAGGTTTTCTATGGGATTTAGGTCTGAGGACATAAATGGCCATTGAAAATGATTGACTTTTATATAATGATGAACcatttttgtgttgattttgctttttgtttcagatcatcCCTGGTGATTTATTCAATGACAAGACGTTTTCAGTTTACTAGGAAATGTCTTGGGCTGTAAATCGGTTTTTATGGCAGTATGGAAGGAAAACATACCCTCTGCATCAATGATCCTGCTACCTGTATGTCAGTGGAAATGAGGTGTTTGTCCACATATCCATCCGTTGTTTCACAAAAAATTCCAGATGgagtcaaaaaaaacaactttgtcttcaagttcatttttgtgttacatttattttgtgttttgatagaataaaaatacaaacagtatTCAAACTATGATCTCACTGAAATGTTAGCTCTATTAAAGCCAAACtagccatatatatatatataataacacAGTGAGTCCTAAAGAAATTTAAGAACAGGTAAGAAACCACAAGAGTCTAAAAAGAGTTATAAAACCATTTCCAAGGCTCTGAGTCCACAGCAAGAGTGAATGTTtcaccaattaaaaaaacacagaacaaataaaacaaataaaatttacatgagAAGATGTCAATGACTTATCCAGGACATCTCAAAAGTACCTACGACAATATCTACAGCAGTGAAAATGATACATGTTTTAATCAGGGATCATGActccaataaaaagaaagagtgTTGGGAAACAAGGCATCTATCGGACAGTTTCTACACGAGAACCACTGCTGCTCAAAAGAAACCCAAAGACTCATCAGccatttgccaaaaaaaaaaagacgtttttAGGAACCCAAAATTTCTAGAGCAGCATTTTCTGGACTGACAAGAGAAAAGTGGAACATTGAACATTGTGCTGACAGTCAAACACAGCGGTGTTAGTGTGATGCTTTGGGACTGCTGTGCTACTTGTGAACGTGGATGACTTGGATGAATTACCATGTCTCATGGAACATTGAGGGAATGCCAACATATTGTGACCAATACAATAGTGTACAATACAGCATAATTTAAATGGTATTTTAATGTTGTTACTGAAATCAACaagctgttttatttcactCCCAATGccaacattttgtgtttcagaatTGTTCTTAGCATTAAGTGCAACAACTTGAGATCACCAACATGTACTCGATATCTGATTTTTATTCTGTCACATTTGGAGCACCATTATGTCTGTAGTTATCCACAGCGGCGGTTAAGGGCATCCGCTTGGCATGTTCTCTGTCTGTAAGTGCCTGCAGAAAGTCCTGGCTGTGAATACTGCAGTCAAATAGCTGTAATTATCTGCAATCAGCTGACAAGCAGGGGCCGGCTGAAAAGctgctcacacacaaacacggtGGAGGATGAGAGAGGCGTCGACGGGCATGAAGGGAGAAACATCTCcgggaaagaaaagggaaatgGCAGAGATGTTGGATTCAGAAAAGATCAGACGCCATGCTCCAGCAGTAGACTCAAAATCAGAGTACaatgtgaataaaaatcagacaagGAAATGACAAGATTGGAGATTGCCATCTTTGAAGCTTTATGCCTCCTACACAAActcatgtttttatcaaaaacgAAGCAGCTTACTGCCAAAATCATATAGGCATGGCATCTTAAAGTAGCTGTATATatacatgtttggttttttgttttttttgcagagatTTAGTAGTTTTAGTGGTGAATTTGACTTTGCATATATAAAAAGGTTTAATCACAAGATACACCatgaaaaatgctaaaaaataaaaaataaaaaaacatatattattaTGCATGATGACACAGGGctaaaaactcttaaaaaacaaaataatggaTGAATTTCTGTGGCTTCAATTTGATGGTCTAAAcatctttaaacaaaattacttcaattaaaaaactattaaaaatttGATCTAAGATAAAACACATactgatcaaatatttttttctgtttggactaatttttttaatgcgTTAGCATCTATATGTCCACCCTGTTAACAATATTAACATGTATTGCTTGAATATTGCTGCAAAGTGAGATAGTGATGTTAAACCAACTTCGCATTTCTTGTCTAACTTCACTCTTTAACCCTAACACTAGCCCCGACCTTAAACCCTTGTTTCCATAAATGAATATCTatatattgaaaatgtttttattggtttgatgcaaaattaaatataattaaatgttgTGCTTTCAATAATATTGTTATGTGACtatcttctgtttttgattgctttttgtcacatttaatgattcataaaaataaacttttgtatATCAGAAGACGATAACTGGGTAAACATAAATgaagttttcaaatgatcatttatttataatgGAAAAACAAGTTATGGAAACCAAGATGGCCCTAcgttaaaacaaaacttttatgtatttagttAGATGGGAAAAAATGAGATTGAGCATtggttttcttatttattcatttattttacctttatttataaaagttgaGATTCATACTCTCATTTCCAAGAGGGAAATTGTAAAACATACAACAGCACAAATACACAGCTGAGTCATTTTATCATGAGTTGTTGATTAGCAATAGCACTTAAACACTCAGAAATCATTCAAGCTTTATGTGGTCTACTCCAGAAAAGGAAATGGGATAACTTTGTCAAATCTGATATATTTCACTGTGTTTCATCAAACGTCCAAAATCTTGCAGCTCCAGACCAATCACAATGTTCCAGCAATATATCTCTCATTCATTAGTgcatgaggattcacacagcTCGCCTCCCACAGGCACACAGGATTCTGCCGGAGCATTAGGGTCGTGACAGAAGCTGTGAACAGCTAGCCTGAAAGTGCTGCTTTGTGACACGCTGAAAGGACGAATGGCCTCAGATGAATAGATGGTAATTAATACACATCGCACCCACGAGACTCGAGTACAAGAACAGAGCAAATTACTCTGTCAATAAAATAGCCCAAAGACACaatgagagagaggaagagatgtGCACTGGGCTGCCAAGGGGCCCGTAACTCAGTCAAGCGTCCCTGGACAAACACTTTTAATGGAGGAAGGGTCCTAAAGCAGCCTTGAAAAGTCCAATAAGGGAGAATATTTATGAAGGAAATGAAGAATAgctaaaacaaagatttttacGTTAACAACCCAGAATAAAAGCCACACATAATTGTAGATAATAGACTCTGGAACAAAGAGATGATATTTCAGACCTGAGCATTTACGATCGATCAATATAGACTGGATTTTAGTCCATGTAATGTCAAAAATTACTGTTCTTTCTTCATTTCTCAGTTCACACATCATCCCTCAGTGTCTtgtgtgctttttatttagTGATGATGAAAAAGGCTTGGAGATATTTTGGAAGGAAAAGATTAATGAGTAGAGGCACATGCCCCGCACGAGGGGAAATCTTTCATCTTGTTCTCTGAAATCATCCATCCTCTATAACGTATGTCCTGGCCTTCCTCTAGCTCTTTCCCAGATATCTCTCGAGATGTTTTACCTTTCCTCTCCTGTGATAAAATTGTGACAGGCAGAGTATCACATTGTTTAGACAGTTGAACATATATCTGCCTGGGGGCGCGGCTTGAGCAGCAGAAGGGTCCATCCTTCTTCACCACCAGGACCCGTGCGCTTACATGTCGTGGTCTCTTGGAGATCAAAGTTTCAACGAGCCGCCTGAAGACATACAGAGTATGTGGGAAACAAAAGAGTCccacagcagctccaggagAACAGGAAGcctttgctctgaagatgcgAAGAGAAAGGCAAGCAGCAAAGAGACAATGACTCTGAGCCCTCGTGGATCTGGTGTCACTTCTCCTCAGATGCTAGTTTTACACTGTCAGCATAACGGTGGAGGAGGATGCTAAACACACAGGCAGATACTGATGTTGGAGGGGGGGAAAGGTTGTCCTGTGAGGCTGCCTGGCAGATGAGAGTCCTGTTGACTCACAATGTTTGACAACTGCTGGTTTCAGGAAGCAGTAGTCTCGAGTCATCCTTCATATCTGTACTGTGTGCTTCTAAAGAGTCAGCTTTCTGGCAATCTTTTCCAGTGATCTTGAGTCAATAGATCTGTAGGTTTTCTGAAAGTTCTCAAAATTTAGCAAAATGCACATTTCTGGGTTTGAGTAAACATAGTGcttaaatcttttttgttttgaatatacGTTTTTCCAATTGTGGGCCCAAGGTGTCCCACTCAAAATGGACAACTGCGCGTGGTCCAGAAAAAGAAAGGACTGATGCATTTGGAAACCAATGGCTACAATGTCTTTTAATAGTTTTCATATGCATTATGTccataaacttcaatgtattttattgggctTTTATGTCATAGACTAGAAATGCTGCaaataaatatcttaaaattatgagagACTTCTATATTAATGTCACTGTGTCAATACTTTGAGGAGCAATCAGTCTCTGAAATTAtaagtctttttaaatatgtctcTATTTCCTTGATATTTCTGCCTATTATTGTTTGCAAAATAcctcaaattcagaaatactgGGTGGAAAGCCATAATCTTCAAGTTTCAAGCAATATTCAATATTCTTTATGTCTGAACAAGGCCCtactaaaattttaaaatgctttgctCTATTGTAACTCTGACTCTGTTATGCTGGAAGGTGAAACTCCACCAGAGCTTCAAGTCTTTTCCAGCCACTGCAACTGGTTTCCTTCCAGTATCACCCTGTCTTCACCTCCAACCATTTTTCACCAAATCTAAGCAGCTTCCCTGCTAAATAATATCATCTCCACAACATAACACTACCACCACAGCTTTACCATGGAGAATTTCCACATAGCGTTGACCACGTTGGCAAGACAAGAAAATTTCAGTCTTAATCTTCCATACTTTTGGTTCCCCTAGAAGGTTTCTAGCAAATGGTATGCAatgtttttcatcaatttttttttaaatatgttttttatgttgccaCTATTTGATAAAGGTCAGAGATGTGAGGGGAGAAAAGCTGCTACTCTGCTGTGAAATTGAATTTACCCCCTGGCAGACTCTAAGATAATGTTTAAGTTTCTTCTAACAGACCCGACCAGCAATATTCTTATGCACATACAGTAGATGGGCTGTTTATTCTGCTtacaaaatgcactttatgttttatgacCTAATTTCTGTTCAACCTGACATTTTGCTCAGGATCCAGAAATTAGTTGAGATAAGGACAATGTTTTGGCTGAACTACTTGCTCTCCAGGGAAATCTCTTTACTTTGTGAAGTAAACACAACTATTAATCAAACTGCCGCTTTGGAGATTACTTCTGCAGTATGTTCCCTCATAACTTATATGGCAACATGAAGTAAACCAAaggatctcaaaaagcaacacttcaTGCCCCAACCTTAATAAATTTAAGAAGGGATATGAAACAATACCAAATCAATTACTTCTGTCAGTTTTAAACTGATCACAAAGCAGTTTCTATGACTCTGGGACTAAAGCCAACCGCAGTGAGGGTCATCAACAtccaaaaatggagaaaacgtaaaaagatttttttactttatttcacaCTGTGGCTATTTGatataaaaacaacttatgCAAAATTATCAGATGCCAAAAAGGGACCAAAGAGCTACTGGCAAGACATCAAGCTGGAAATAGGTTAATAAGAGGATCTGACAAATGACTGGAAACTGGGCTGGAGTGAAAACAGGTAAGCGATTACCTGTCGGATGCAGCTGTTAGGATAGTTAGTGACCAGATTTTTAGAGTAGTCCTCTATAACATATTCTTAATGTGGGATTTCTTTTCCACCtgtaacacatttatttaagttagttgttttttagGTATTGCTTCTTTAAAAGTGAGATTATGGTGCTGCCATGAAATCTGAATGATTCTGAATGTTTGTAACCAGGTAAGCCAAAACAAGAGATTGCTTTAGTCACAACCAAACTCTCCAAACATATAAGccaaaaatgatcatttcattGACTAGGGTTGTCTTTTACAATCAAATAATAATCCAAACACAAAGCCAAACAGTTAATTTTGATAAGAACTACATCTAGTCTAATATTTTATGGGGAGGGAAGGGATTGAGCTGCTTGCTGGATAATTAGGCTGTCCTCTTTTGTGGAAGGacaaaaaaaggacacaaaatGGGACAGAAAGCTTCATCGGGTCTCTCTGGTGCCTCAATCTGGAACTTAGATTTTTGCCGTGAGCGATGTTTGCTCACTTTATATGCTGAGATGTTTGCACAAGGGGCTGCTATTCACCTCAAACCgttctttaaaatgttgacCCCAAAGAGTCACTTTAACCTTCTTAGTTTTTATCTGAAAAAGTGCTTGGAGTACAAGCACAAAGTTAAAATGAGTTGATAATAAGAAGCAAAGTCatggattattttttacaagcCTGTTAAGGCCTTTTCAGCCAATCATAACTGTTTAAATAGAAGAATAttgacttattttgtttttcgaAGACATTTCGTTCAAAAGGCTTACTCAGCTGACTATGAGTCTCTTCCAAAAAGTTGCCTTTTCCACCAGTGTTAAGTTAAACTACTGATTCCACAGAGGATCTACTTACAGTCGATCCTCCCAACCTTTTTAGGTCTAATAAGAACAGAGGGTTGAGTGCAGACAGAAGATGAAAAAGCAACATGAAACATAACTGGTATTACTGAGGAGTTTGGAATTGAAACTATTCAATTTAGGCTGCtttagttttataattaagttgAATTGACTTTTAGAAGAGGGATATATATCAAAGCAAGCCACAGGCTGGTTGAGTACAACTGCCAAACTGACCTTATGCTGAATAAAAAGCCAGACATCACACTACAGAAGATAAAGTACCGCAGGCCAGCTGTTCAGCCATATGTCCCTGATTTGGGTATTTCTCTGCCATCTTTTGACCAGTTTACACATATCAAAGGTTGCAAAGCTAGTGTCCAATTGGGATTACAGATGAATAAAGAAAAGTGTGATTCATCTGGAACTGGACACCAGCAGATGCATGAGTCACTAACATATATCGCCACAAGCCTGTTTACCAACACTTCCACTGCACTCCCACATACAAGAGGCCTGAAAGCACCTAAACCTGATAAAACCAGGTCACTGCTACATCTGGTCATAGAGCTTTGTGCTAGCTGCCTGCTAGTCTTTTCCCTCAAACAATTACAAAACACGCAGTTTGCAAACATctgtcataattttattttcttttttaactgaaagaaaTAGGGAGATGCACCAAAGCTGCAAGAGAAACATATTCAATGAATCACAGTAGTCTCAAGATAAACTATAGAAACTGTTATGGTTTTTCAGAAGACTGAAGttaatttgtttgacttttttttttagcagacaTGAGCTGCAACCCAACTTGGAAAAGCAAAGTGACCTTCCGAGAGCTTCCAAGAACGGTGGCGCTCTCTGCTGGTGAATACCCCACATGACAGCCACACATTTTCCAAGATCAGAGAAGTGGAGAAGTCTGCATGTGGATCGTTTCCCAGCGCACGATGCCTCATATGTCTTTAAACGTAAAGGCAGGAGTTTATAAgttcctctttgtgtttttatggaatatctgaatagaataatcaaaacataaagACACTAATGGTGCAAAGGATGCCTATTTTGTTCAATGATTTTATATCACCTAACTGCAAacaatgtgctttttttccgtccataaaaatgtgaaagcatGATTGGAAAAATTGTGGAGAAAGTGTGGAAagttattaatgtattttacagttctggttaaatatgaaacaaaaataaacaaaagaattttaaaaactctgttttgtactttttcatccTTGTGTTCTTCATTCTGTTCGCTTTGCCTTCCTTCCTCTTTCCCTCATCTTACTTatagtttgtttgttgttgctgttttcaggTTTCATTTATAAAGGCTGtctacaataaaaacaaaatctgacataATTTACTATCATATTTCTAACTTCACTGTGCTGcaaaatcagattatttcagtCCAGAACTGGATGAAATTCTGATATAAATTGGGATTGTTTAGAACAATAATCACTTAATGTCTTGagtatatattttaacattgcTGTCAATaggttgtctttttttaaaaagggtcAAGTAGGTTTAAAGGCACTTGAACTACATTGCATGTAAATCAAGGATCAAAGTTGTAAAGGGCTCTTGGAATTATAAGGGTTACTAATTCCTGTCCTGACAACATTGTAAGACTACAAAAGTCTttagaataaaaactaataactACTTATGTAAACAAAGGTCTGGTTGTAAAATTGTCTCTACATACCTTCTCTTGGCAGGtaatatttgtctttattcttACATTACAGCATAATATCTAACAGCTGAAAGAGGCATGGTAATTTCAAGCTTGTCTCagtcaacacgttttgtttttttcatccttcTGCACCTGTGCTTGGCTGTCAGGCGGCCCAAAGACTCTGTGGAGGAACAACAACCCCGTGACAAAGGTTTCCTGACTCCAAACAAGGAACACCGAATGCCAAGGCAGGTAGGTCCTTATTTCTGTCAGGGGATTTTCACCGAATGGATTTTATAGCATTCAGTTGTTACATCCAACATAttcttttcatgtatttttatattgtcaATCCATCTGTCTTTCCGGGTGGCCCTGCTCCATCTATTTATAGGCCTACAAGGACATTAGCTCAGTGTTCGTGTAGAAATGTCATGTTAGACAGGAGGGCCTTACAGCATTCATCTTTAAATGTGAAGGTCAAGAAAAATGAATCAGTTTTGTCCATAAAGGGGAGAAATTaacctttttcttttgacaaGTCTGTGCAGCTAAGCTGAATACTGAtttattcagacttttttttagtGTGGGTAAAAGTAAATATAGTGAAATAAATAACCTTAACACTAGAAATATTCAAATACTGTTTTTAGCAGTTCTCAAATCAGAAGCGCtaagaaaaaatatgtgttAAGTGGTGTCTGATTACAACCTTATGTAACGTGCATGCCTGAAGTTTCagacataatttaaataaaagaatgatAATTTATGCCGATTctgtctttctttgtctttatctTTTTCAGACGAGGAATGGAGGAAAGCTATGAGACATTTGAGGAGGAGTTATGGCCACCGAGGGCAGACGCTCCTCCACAGAGACCTGTTCGACAGATCCGCAGAGCGAGTGGCGGCACGTACAAAATCACACACACTGACTCACTGATGCCTGCATGTTCAGCTGTGTTCAAAATAATGGCCACTAAGATCAAGCACCATTTTAGATTAACCTTATATTCCgttaaataatattataaaataagagaaaacgaAAAGAAGCAAATTCACAACTTGTCCTTTTTGATATAAAGGTTTACAAAAGACGACAAAGATTGATTCACACATTATTCCCAAGAAGAACCTTACAGAAATGACACATGCATTTACCAGTCACATGTTTGCATGATGGAACCCTGCAAATATAGTATTAAGGGCTTATTCTGGTGGGTTCCCTTTATTATTGGTTGTCTTTTTTAGTTATTATATTGTATAACACTTCAGTGGATTTAtcctttttatttcagaaatgtacaCTGCAAGAAAAATCAGAGAGGTGAGTTTGAAAGCAACCGACATTTACAAAAGTGGTTCGTACTGAGATCCTTTATTGATAAGTTGTTCTGCGACAGGAAGTGCCTCCTGTGTCTCTGCAACCAATATCAGAACCTAAGATCTTACCCAGAGAACCCAGCTTCACCAAAGCTAGTGAGTAATTTACATACTTCCTCTTAAACTCTTTAATCTTTGAAGTTCAATATTTAAAAGTGTTCCCTTTTCTTCACATCTTCCAGCATCCTTGCATAAAACCCTGTCGATCCAGAACCTGACTCAGCTAGAGACACCCTGGGAAAACGTCACCCTCAACCGTTGCCTTTTTGTAGCCATCGCCATCTTGGTGCTCACCTCAGGCTTTCAGAAGCTTCATGGCAAGTAGACTAaactataaatacataaaagtaaGCTTCTGATCAAAATGTGAAGTCTGGGAAAATGGTCCCATGCTGTTGGACTTTAACCTGGTTTTAAGTTGAGGTTCAGGTTCAGGGACGAACAAAACTGAGCAGACAATTTACAGAAGAACACATGTAAACTGTTCATCAGTTTAAGACCAAGGCcgaaaaaacaaaacgaaacaCAAGGTGGAGAATTGAGTGACCCTGATGTTCTTGTTGATCACTTCAAAAAGTAGTTCAGACGCTTGATGCAAAAGTTCAAAGTTGACTTGAAGCTCAATTGTTCAACTAAAGGAAAAAGCTCCCAGATCATGATGGACTCATGTCCGCTTGTAGGACACCTGTCCAGTGGGATCTTCTGGTGTTTCCAGTGACATTGGAATCCATcatgacttttgtttttatcttctggtcagaaaataaaattttttatggcctgtgttacaattaaaccatttctaggggcccctgaatgtctggagggcCCCTACCAGCGACTACTGAGTTTTATTTGCCCTGATATCCCAATCTTACAATTCTAGATCTCAAAGGtgctaacataaaaaaattatatagagTTATAGagtttttgatctataaatcagtctgcagccaagttgttGTGGaggttaaatatatattattagggcttaattagtaaaatagcagcaaatttgcttattCATAACCAGCGACCTTCTCTCCAATGGTCTGTATAACAGCCacagtctcagatcaactcAGACCTCCAAGACTGTCAGTagcagaaacagcaactttatacctgttggggaaaatagactacatttgctttgcattgtccccgcatgatggcaatgatagagcaggatccaattagattcttgattaatatgggttgttgctatgtttcTGTACGGTGTTTAaagatcttgttcaatgtgcccttttttttaactttgagcccctgcc
Protein-coding regions in this window:
- the LOC111608845 gene encoding uncharacterized protein LOC111608845, with translation MVISSLSQSTRFVFFILLHLCLAVRRPKDSVEEQQPRDKGFLTPNKEHRMPRRGMEESYETFEEELWPPRADAPPQRPVRQIRRASGEMYTARKIREEVPPVSLQPISEPKILPREPSFTKATSLHKTLSIQNLTQLETPWENVTLNRCLFVAIAILVLTSGFQKLHETLRGKGTIEEEEEAGLTMRRSELLRHRGRLPEPETSLWEVMFWWLPDLDDEDEDEDVDEEIKRRKSKREVTRRTSRGLRNRPLPEKKLLKQRDGKLKDRRARKARANKIKDKRGTARKEDPEEAADEQDEREEETIAKKNKLQDGK